Proteins from a genomic interval of Stenotrophomonas sp. WZN-1:
- a CDS encoding CusA/CzcA family heavy metal efflux RND transporter has product MLERLIGLSIRHRWLTLVLTAALVALGVWSYRHLSIDATPDITNVQVQINTQAPGYSPLEAEQRVTFAIETAMAGLPKLDYSRSLSRYGLSQVTVVFKDGTDLYFARQQVAERLQQIASQLPDGLDPEMGPISTGLGEIFMYTVEAEPNARKPDGTPYTATDLRTLQDWVIRPQLRTTPGVTEVNTIGGFERQIHITPDPAQLVALGFTLNDVVAAVMRNNQNIGAGYIERNGQQFLVRVPGQLANLEAIGNIVLDRRDGVPIRVRDVASVGEGKELRTGAATQNGHEVVVGTAFMLFGANSREVSQAAAAKLDAANASLPPGVHAKAVYDRTALVDRTIATVSKNLIEGALLVVVVLFLLLGNVRASLITAAVIPLAMLFTIIGMVRGGVSGNLMSLGALDFGLIVDGAVIIIENCLRRFGEAQHALGRQLNDEERFDLTASATAEVIRPSLFGLGIIAAVYLPIFALSGVEGKMFHPMAITVVLALTGAMVLSLTFVPAAIATFLRGRVAEHDNWLMRWSRARYTPLLDWALRSRVVVLTGAAVLVVGCGVLATRLGSEFVPSLDEGDITLQPMRIPGTSLEQSVAMQETLEKRLAQFPEVANIFSKIGTAEVATDPMPPSMADTFLMLKPRDQWPDPRKPKAELVEELEAAAKEIPGSNYEFTQPIQMRTNELISGVRSDVAVKVYGDNLDQLTRLASRVERVMRSVPGAEDVKAEQVSGLPLLTITPDPAALARYGLNPGDVQETVATAIGGSVAGQLIEGDRRFDLVVRLPEAQRQDPAVLADLPIPLPASTSVDESSRLAAGANGGPRTVPLREVAKIQVERGPNQINRENGKRRVVITANVRERDLGGFVGELRTRIGQDVTLPEGYWIDYGGTFEQLISASQRLAVVVPVTLALIFALLFLAFGSAKDAAIVFSGVPLALTGGVIALALRGIPLSISAGVGFIALSGVAVLNGLVMIAFIRKLREQGDPLIEAIIDGALGRLRPVLMTALVASLGFLPMALNVGAGSEVQRPLATVVIGGIVSSTLLTLLVLPALYRWWHRDADTKVQP; this is encoded by the coding sequence ATGCTCGAACGCCTCATTGGGCTGTCCATCCGCCATCGCTGGCTGACGCTGGTGCTCACCGCTGCGCTGGTTGCGCTGGGCGTGTGGAGCTACCGTCACCTTTCCATTGACGCCACACCCGACATCACCAACGTCCAGGTCCAGATCAACACCCAGGCCCCGGGGTATTCGCCGCTGGAGGCCGAACAACGGGTCACCTTTGCCATTGAAACGGCCATGGCCGGCTTGCCCAAGCTGGACTACAGCCGCTCGCTGTCGCGTTACGGGCTCTCACAGGTCACCGTGGTGTTCAAGGACGGCACCGACCTGTACTTTGCCCGCCAACAGGTCGCCGAGCGCCTGCAGCAGATCGCCTCCCAGCTGCCCGACGGATTGGACCCGGAAATGGGGCCGATCTCCACCGGGCTGGGCGAGATCTTCATGTACACCGTGGAGGCCGAGCCCAACGCTCGCAAGCCCGACGGCACCCCGTACACCGCCACGGACCTGCGCACCCTGCAGGACTGGGTGATCCGGCCGCAGCTGCGCACCACGCCTGGCGTTACCGAGGTCAACACCATCGGCGGCTTTGAGCGGCAGATCCACATCACCCCGGATCCAGCCCAGTTGGTGGCCTTGGGGTTTACGTTGAATGACGTGGTCGCTGCTGTCATGCGCAACAACCAGAACATTGGCGCCGGCTACATCGAGCGCAATGGACAGCAGTTCCTGGTGCGCGTGCCCGGCCAGCTGGCCAATCTGGAGGCGATCGGCAACATCGTGCTGGACCGCCGCGATGGCGTGCCCATCCGGGTGCGCGATGTGGCCAGCGTCGGCGAAGGCAAGGAGCTGCGTACCGGCGCGGCCACCCAGAATGGCCACGAGGTCGTGGTCGGTACCGCCTTCATGTTGTTCGGCGCCAACAGCCGGGAAGTCTCCCAGGCGGCCGCGGCCAAGCTGGACGCCGCCAACGCCAGCTTGCCCCCGGGCGTGCATGCCAAGGCCGTCTATGACCGCACCGCGCTGGTGGACCGCACCATCGCCACGGTATCCAAGAACCTGATCGAGGGCGCGCTGCTGGTGGTGGTGGTGCTGTTCCTGCTGCTGGGCAATGTGCGCGCCTCGTTGATCACTGCGGCGGTGATTCCGCTGGCGATGCTGTTCACCATCATCGGCATGGTGCGTGGCGGCGTATCGGGCAACTTGATGAGCCTGGGTGCGCTGGACTTCGGCCTGATCGTGGACGGGGCGGTGATCATCATCGAGAACTGCCTGCGCCGGTTCGGGGAGGCGCAGCACGCGCTGGGCCGCCAGCTCAACGATGAAGAGCGCTTTGACCTGACCGCCTCGGCCACCGCCGAGGTGATCCGTCCCAGCCTGTTTGGCCTGGGCATCATCGCCGCGGTCTACCTGCCGATCTTCGCGCTCTCAGGGGTGGAAGGGAAAATGTTCCACCCGATGGCGATCACGGTGGTGCTGGCCCTGACCGGTGCCATGGTGTTGTCGCTGACCTTCGTGCCGGCGGCGATTGCCACCTTCCTGCGCGGCCGCGTCGCCGAACACGACAACTGGCTGATGCGCTGGTCGCGCGCCCGCTATACGCCGCTGCTGGATTGGGCACTGCGGAGCCGGGTCGTGGTGCTGACAGGCGCGGCCGTGCTGGTGGTGGGCTGTGGCGTGCTGGCCACCCGCCTGGGTTCGGAATTCGTGCCGAGCCTGGATGAAGGCGACATCACCTTGCAACCCATGCGTATTCCCGGCACCAGCCTGGAGCAGTCGGTGGCCATGCAGGAGACGCTGGAGAAGCGCCTGGCCCAGTTCCCGGAGGTGGCCAATATCTTTTCCAAGATCGGCACCGCCGAGGTGGCCACCGACCCTATGCCGCCGTCGATGGCCGACACCTTCCTGATGCTCAAGCCCCGCGACCAGTGGCCCGACCCGCGCAAGCCCAAGGCCGAGCTGGTGGAAGAGCTGGAGGCGGCGGCCAAGGAAATCCCCGGTAGCAACTACGAGTTCACCCAGCCCATCCAGATGCGCACCAACGAGTTGATCTCCGGCGTCCGCTCGGACGTGGCCGTCAAGGTCTATGGCGACAACCTGGACCAGCTGACGCGCCTGGCCAGTCGGGTCGAGCGGGTCATGCGCAGCGTCCCCGGCGCCGAAGACGTCAAGGCCGAGCAGGTCTCCGGCCTGCCGCTGCTGACCATCACGCCAGATCCGGCGGCATTGGCACGGTATGGCCTGAACCCGGGCGATGTGCAGGAAACGGTGGCCACCGCCATTGGGGGCAGTGTTGCCGGCCAGTTGATCGAGGGCGACCGCCGCTTCGACCTGGTCGTGCGCCTGCCCGAAGCGCAGCGCCAAGACCCCGCTGTGCTGGCAGATCTGCCCATTCCGCTGCCGGCAAGCACCAGTGTCGATGAGTCCAGCCGTCTGGCCGCCGGCGCCAATGGCGGGCCTCGTACGGTGCCGCTGCGGGAAGTGGCGAAGATCCAGGTGGAGCGTGGGCCCAATCAAATCAATCGCGAGAACGGCAAGCGGCGCGTGGTGATCACCGCCAACGTGCGCGAGCGCGATCTGGGTGGGTTCGTCGGCGAGCTGCGCACGCGCATCGGCCAAGATGTGACGCTTCCGGAGGGCTACTGGATCGACTACGGTGGCACCTTCGAGCAGCTGATCTCGGCCAGCCAACGTTTGGCCGTCGTCGTCCCGGTGACGCTGGCACTGATCTTTGCCTTGCTGTTCCTGGCCTTCGGGTCGGCCAAAGATGCGGCGATCGTGTTCAGTGGCGTACCGTTGGCACTGACTGGCGGGGTGATCGCGCTGGCGTTACGGGGGATTCCGCTGTCGATTTCCGCCGGCGTGGGCTTCATCGCGCTCTCGGGCGTGGCCGTGCTCAACGGCCTGGTCATGATCGCCTTCATTCGTAAGCTGCGCGAACAAGGTGATCCCTTGATCGAAGCAATCATCGACGGTGCGCTGGGACGCTTGCGCCCCGTCCTGATGACCGCACTGGTAGCTTCACTTGGGTTCTTGCCCATGGCCCTGAACGTCGGTGCGGGCTCGGAAGTTCAGCGCCCGCTGGCCACTGTGGTGATCGGCGGCATCGTTTCCTCGACCCTGCTGACGCTGCTGGTGTTGCCGGCGTTGTACCGATGGTGGCACCGGGACGCGGATACCAAAGTGCAGCCCTAA
- a CDS encoding copper-binding protein encodes MKLTLIVPTLTALLLAACSQAPSSDTATAKDAAAADMAMPASEHAQMADAVKSTSGDMAQPAKIASATGTVESIAADTGKITIAHGPVEALAWPAMTMGFKATPEQIASVQVGQKVQFEFQAKAMDATITKIVQQQ; translated from the coding sequence ATGAAACTGACACTTATCGTTCCCACCCTGACCGCGCTGCTGCTGGCGGCCTGCTCGCAAGCGCCCAGTAGCGACACGGCTACCGCCAAGGACGCGGCCGCCGCCGATATGGCGATGCCCGCTAGTGAACACGCGCAGATGGCCGATGCGGTGAAATCTACATCGGGCGATATGGCGCAGCCGGCCAAGATCGCTTCCGCGACGGGGACGGTTGAATCCATTGCCGCTGACACAGGCAAGATCACCATCGCCCATGGCCCCGTAGAAGCACTAGCTTGGCCGGCTATGACGATGGGATTTAAAGCAACGCCAGAACAGATCGCCTCGGTGCAGGTGGGACAAAAGGTCCAATTCGAATTTCAAGCCAAGGCCATGGACGCGACCATTACCAAGATCGTGCAGCAGCAGTGA